ACTGTACAGGTTACGAGAGGATTTCTTACGAGTCAACGAACGCTCGTACGAACTTATTTCGTTCACCGCCCAAACAAAAACGGCGCCAAAACTGGCGCCGCTCTCAACCTACTCGAATACTATTGTCCGCCCGCAGAAGCGCTTTCCTGCCCGGCGTAATAGCCCGTCCTCGTGCGCACGAACAGCTTGCCGTGACCCGGAGCCTTCGCTTCCACCTTCACCGTACGATAGCCGCCCTCGGCTTTGCTGGTCGCAGGCTTGTAGCCGATGATGTACTGGTTGCGGATATCGTGCGCCACTGCACGCGTAATCGAATCCACTTCGCTGATGTCTCTCGGGAAGAACGAAATGCCGCCGGTTCTCTCGGCCAGCGTCGAGAGCGCACGTCGTGCGCGCTTCTGCCGCTCTTCACCTAGAATGCCGATCGAATACACCGTCGGCCCGTCTTCAGCTTCCAGCTTCCGGATCGCCTGCTCCAGCGATTCCCGGCTCGCATTATCCTCGCCGTCAGTCACGACGAGAATCACTCGCTTATCCAGCTTTGCGTTCTTCTTGAGGTGCTCGGCCGATGCAACCACCGCATCGTACAGAGCAGTCCCGCCGCGCGAGTCAATCTTCTCCAGCCCTTCCTTGAGCAGCGTAAGGTTCGACGTGAAATCCTGATCGAGGTAGTACTCATCGTTGAAGTTCACGATGAACACTTCGTCATTCGGATTGCTCGCCTTCACCAGGTTGATCGCCGCCTGGTTCACCGCCGGACGCTTGTCTCGCATCGACCCTGAGTTATCAATCACAATGCCCAGTGCCACAGGCACATCGCGACGATCGAAAGACGATATCTTCTGCGGCTGGCCATTCTCGTAAACCACGAAATCCTGCCGTGCCAGATCCGTCACCAGACGCTTCTTGTCATCCACCACCGTTGCGTGCAACTGGACTTCTTCCACGTCCTTCTTGAAGACGAACACTCCATCGTCTTCTCGGCTCGGCGCCTGACCTTGTTGGGCTGGAACCTGTACGGTGTCGCCCGGTTGATTGGGCGCGTCGCCTTGCTGGTTCGTGGGAGCCTGATTCACAGGCTGCTGGTTTGTGGGAGGCTGGTTCGCTGGAGTCTGGGTTGCCGGCGGAGGAACCTGTGCCAGCAATCCGGTGGCAAGAAACAACACAAGTGCCGCCGAAGCGGCACCCTTCATGTCGAACATAGAAATA
The sequence above is a segment of the Terriglobales bacterium genome. Coding sequences within it:
- a CDS encoding VWA domain-containing protein is translated as MFDMKGAASAALVLFLATGLLAQVPPPATQTPANQPPTNQQPVNQAPTNQQGDAPNQPGDTVQVPAQQGQAPSREDDGVFVFKKDVEEVQLHATVVDDKKRLVTDLARQDFVVYENGQPQKISSFDRRDVPVALGIVIDNSGSMRDKRPAVNQAAINLVKASNPNDEVFIVNFNDEYYLDQDFTSNLTLLKEGLEKIDSRGGTALYDAVVASAEHLKKNAKLDKRVILVVTDGEDNASRESLEQAIRKLEAEDGPTVYSIGILGEERQKRARRALSTLAERTGGISFFPRDISEVDSITRAVAHDIRNQYIIGYKPATSKAEGGYRTVKVEAKAPGHGKLFVRTRTGYYAGQESASAGGQ